The following coding sequences are from one Capsicum annuum cultivar UCD-10X-F1 chromosome 3, UCD10Xv1.1, whole genome shotgun sequence window:
- the LOC124896913 gene encoding uncharacterized protein LOC124896913: protein MAEREWQNEVSSSSVAAYFECFLGRCELSSSPLSASRSDSAISLKLLSELTDDISATNFTPIWWISAQQCVYATGGLDEEDKKRFWEVLDEVVRGVPSSEMIFIGRDFNGHIGSLSMGYDDVLGGFGFEDKNVEGAALLDFVSAFGLAVVNSSFSKKEKHLVTFRSRLSKT, encoded by the exons ATGGCTGAAAGGGAATGGCAAAATGAAGTCTCCTCCAGCTCTg TGGCTGCTTATTTTGAATGCTTCCTGGGGCGCTGTGAGCTTTCCTCCTCTCCTCTCTCCGCCTCTCGATCGGATTCAGCCATCTCAT taaagCTTTTATCAGAGTTGACCGACGATATTTCGGCGACCAATTTTACCCCAATTTGGTGGATTTCAGCGCAGCAG TGCGTATACGCCACAGGCGGCCTAGACGAGGAGGATAAAAAgagattttgggaggttttggacgaggtggtgagaggcgtgcctagttcagAAATGATTTTCATAGGAAGGGATTTTAATGGGCACATCGGGTCTCTATCGATGGGTTATGATGATGTACTTGGAGGTTTCGGGTTCGAGGATAAAAATGTTGAGGGAGCTGCGCTTTTAGATTTTGTGAGCGCCTTTGGGTTAGCGGTAGTGAATTCcagcttttcgaagaaggagaAGCATCTAGTTACTTTTCGTAGTAGGTTATCCAAGACttag